Proteins co-encoded in one Hominilimicola fabiformis genomic window:
- a CDS encoding YaiI/YqxD family protein translates to MKILVDADACPVKEIIEKVAKQKNIEVVMYIDSSHILSSDYSKIVTISKGRDAVDLALINDSEKGDVIVTQDYGVASLALGRSAYAIGNSGLIYDNNNIDKLMFERFLGQKVRRAGRKGGKTFNPKKRTKEDDERFERNLLTILDRG, encoded by the coding sequence ATGAAGATACTTGTTGATGCGGACGCGTGTCCTGTTAAAGAAATTATTGAAAAGGTTGCAAAACAGAAGAATATCGAAGTTGTTATGTATATTGATTCAAGTCATATTTTAAGCTCGGATTACAGCAAGATTGTGACGATAAGTAAGGGCAGGGACGCAGTTGACCTTGCACTGATAAACGACAGTGAAAAGGGTGACGTCATTGTTACACAGGATTACGGCGTTGCGTCGCTTGCACTCGGACGCAGTGCGTATGCAATCGGTAACAGCGGACTTATTTATGATAACAATAATATCGATAAACTTATGTTTGAAAGGTTTTTGGGACAGAAAGTACGCCGAGCCGGCAGAAAAGGCGGTAAGACGTTTAATCCGAAAAAGAGAACTAAAGAAGATGACGAACGGTTTGAACGAAATCTTTTAACGATTTTGGACAGGGGATAA
- a CDS encoding prolyl-tRNA synthetase associated domain-containing protein, producing MNKQEILDYLKEKNVLHEVTEHKVVYNMEEVSQIDIPYPEAEAKNLFVRDDKKRNYYLITVKADKKVNLKKFRKENNTRALSFASEDELKSIMGVIPGAVTPFGLLNDKELKVKFFIDKEFAKTGHLIAVHPNDNTATVYLKAEDLIDIIKEHGNQVGVITL from the coding sequence ATGAATAAACAAGAAATACTTGATTATTTAAAAGAAAAAAATGTATTGCACGAAGTAACCGAACACAAAGTGGTTTATAATATGGAAGAAGTGTCGCAGATTGATATTCCTTATCCAGAAGCGGAGGCGAAAAATCTTTTTGTCAGAGATGATAAGAAAAGAAATTATTATCTTATAACCGTAAAAGCCGATAAAAAGGTTAATTTAAAGAAGTTTAGAAAGGAAAATAATACTCGTGCTTTAAGCTTTGCGTCGGAGGACGAGTTGAAAAGTATAATGGGTGTGATACCGGGAGCGGTTACACCGTTCGGACTGTTAAATGATAAAGAGTTAAAAGTGAAATTTTTTATAGATAAAGAATTTGCAAAAACGGGACACTTAATAGCCGTACATCCGAATGATAATACCGCAACAGTGTATTTAAAAGCAGAAGATTTAATTGATATAATAAAAGAACACGGAAATCAAGTTGGTGTTATTACATTATAG
- the mgtE gene encoding magnesium transporter has product MTALAKTIETLLENKKYSSLRDVLSSMNEADIAAMFSEVSSDSLPLLFRLLPKDLAADTFALMDTDEQELLIRGFSDNEIKEVFDELYVDDAADIVEEMPANVVKRILKNTEPDMRQMINEILKYPEDSAGSLMTTDYISLRPKMTISDAIKRIRRTINEAETIYTCYVTDDNRKLLGYLSVKNLLLAEPNEKVCDIMDKTIICVHTLSDKEDVAKDMNKYDFVTMPVVDDEGRLVGIVTFDDAIDVMQDEATEDIERMAAINPTEESYFKTSDFKHAKNRIFWLLILMLSAAITGTILTKYEDACAAIPALVSFIPMLMSTGGNCGSQSSTMIIRGMSVDEIKLKDFLKVIFTEFRISLVICVILAIVNGVRIWIMSGDLQIATVVSLSIICIVIISQFIGCSLPMLAKRCKLDPAVMAAPLITTIVDATSILIFFNIATRFFNL; this is encoded by the coding sequence ATGACAGCATTGGCTAAGACAATCGAAACATTACTTGAAAACAAAAAATATTCATCACTTCGAGATGTACTTTCGTCAATGAATGAGGCGGATATAGCGGCAATGTTTTCAGAGGTTTCTTCGGACAGTTTACCGCTTTTATTTAGACTTTTGCCGAAAGATTTGGCGGCGGATACATTCGCACTTATGGACACCGATGAGCAAGAGCTTTTGATACGCGGTTTTTCGGATAATGAAATCAAGGAAGTATTTGATGAGCTTTACGTTGATGACGCGGCGGATATAGTTGAGGAAATGCCTGCAAATGTGGTGAAACGTATTCTTAAAAATACAGAGCCTGATATGCGTCAGATGATAAATGAGATATTGAAATATCCCGAGGACAGTGCCGGAAGTCTTATGACGACCGATTATATCAGTCTTAGACCGAAAATGACAATCAGTGACGCAATCAAACGTATAAGACGTACAATCAATGAGGCTGAAACGATTTATACTTGTTATGTCACTGATGACAACAGAAAACTGTTGGGATATTTGTCTGTAAAAAATCTTTTGCTTGCCGAGCCGAATGAAAAAGTGTGCGATATAATGGATAAGACCATAATATGCGTGCATACTTTGAGCGATAAAGAGGACGTTGCAAAGGATATGAATAAATACGACTTTGTAACAATGCCTGTTGTTGATGACGAGGGCAGACTTGTCGGTATCGTAACCTTTGACGACGCAATCGACGTTATGCAGGACGAGGCAACAGAGGATATCGAAAGAATGGCGGCTATCAATCCAACGGAGGAATCGTATTTCAAAACGTCTGATTTTAAACACGCCAAAAACAGAATTTTTTGGCTGTTGATACTGATGTTGTCGGCGGCGATAACGGGAACTATTTTGACAAAATATGAGGATGCGTGTGCGGCGATACCTGCACTTGTATCGTTTATTCCTATGCTTATGAGCACGGGTGGTAACTGTGGTTCGCAAAGCTCAACAATGATAATTCGCGGAATGTCGGTTGACGAAATCAAACTGAAAGACTTCTTAAAAGTCATATTTACCGAATTCAGAATTTCGCTTGTAATATGCGTTATATTGGCAATCGTAAACGGTGTGCGAATATGGATAATGTCAGGTGATTTGCAAATTGCGACTGTGGTGAGTCTGTCGATTATATGTATAGTCATAATTTCGCAGTTTATAGGCTGTTCACTGCCTATGCTTGCAAAGCGTTGTAAGCTTGACCCCGCTGTTATGGCGGCACCGCTTATAACGACCATTGTCGATGCAACGAGTATTTTGATATTTTTCAATATCGCAACAAGATTTTTTAATTTATGA
- a CDS encoding iron-containing alcohol dehydrogenase, whose amino-acid sequence MGRFTLPRDLYYGKDSLENLKNIDGKKAIVVSGGSSMRRGGFLDKVEAYLKEAGMEVQLFEGVEPDPSVETVMKGAKAMTDFQPDVIVAIGGGSPIDAAKAMWAFYEYPEVTFEQLCTPFSFPKLRQKAKFVAIPSTSGTATEVTAFSVITDYAKGIKYPLADFEITPDVAIVDPQLVESLPIKQVAYTGMDALTHAIEAYVSTLNSPFTDPLAIKAIEMVLDYLPQSYKCDMNAREQMHYAQCLAGQAFSNALLGIVHSMAHKTGAAFSTGHIPHGCANAIYLPYVIKYNAHEPEAMHRYADIARRVGLGGTSEKAQVNALIAKIEEFNRAMNIPKTLQEFGVKEDEFKEKLSSIAELAVGDACTGSNPRSITPEQMEKLFSCTYYGTEVDF is encoded by the coding sequence ATGGGAAGATTTACATTACCAAGAGATTTGTATTACGGAAAGGATTCACTTGAAAACCTAAAGAATATTGACGGTAAAAAAGCTATCGTCGTATCGGGCGGCAGTTCAATGCGTCGCGGCGGTTTTCTTGATAAAGTAGAAGCATATTTAAAAGAAGCAGGAATGGAAGTACAGTTGTTTGAAGGCGTTGAGCCTGATCCGTCAGTTGAAACTGTTATGAAGGGTGCAAAGGCTATGACAGATTTTCAGCCTGATGTAATCGTAGCAATCGGCGGAGGTTCACCGATTGACGCGGCTAAGGCCATGTGGGCATTCTATGAATATCCTGAGGTTACTTTTGAGCAACTCTGTACACCTTTCTCATTCCCGAAACTTCGCCAAAAGGCTAAATTTGTAGCTATTCCGTCAACATCGGGTACGGCTACTGAAGTTACTGCATTTTCGGTTATCACAGATTATGCAAAGGGTATCAAGTATCCTCTTGCAGACTTTGAGATTACACCGGACGTTGCAATCGTAGACCCACAGCTTGTAGAGTCATTGCCGATAAAGCAAGTTGCATACACAGGTATGGACGCACTTACTCACGCAATCGAGGCATATGTATCAACGCTTAATTCACCGTTCACAGACCCTCTTGCAATTAAGGCAATAGAGATGGTGCTTGATTACTTACCGCAGTCGTATAAGTGCGATATGAACGCGAGAGAACAAATGCACTATGCACAATGTCTTGCAGGTCAGGCATTCTCAAATGCTTTGCTTGGTATAGTTCACTCAATGGCACATAAAACAGGTGCGGCATTCTCAACAGGTCATATTCCTCACGGATGTGCAAATGCAATTTATTTGCCGTATGTAATTAAGTACAACGCACACGAGCCAGAGGCTATGCACCGTTATGCAGATATTGCAAGACGTGTAGGACTTGGCGGAACATCTGAAAAGGCACAGGTAAATGCTCTAATCGCTAAGATTGAAGAATTTAACAGAGCTATGAATATCCCTAAGACATTGCAGGAATTCGGTGTTAAGGAAGATGAATTTAAAGAAAAATTGTCATCAATCGCCGAACTTGCAGTAGGTGATGCTTGCACGGGTTCAAACCCACGTTCAATTACTCCGGAACAGATGGAGAAATTGTTTAGTTGCACATACTACGGTACAGAAGTAGATTTCTAA
- the metK gene encoding methionine adenosyltransferase: MSKRLFTSESVTEGHPDKICDQISDAILDEILKEDPMARVACETTCTTGIISIMGEITTSCYVDFPKVARQVVLDIGYDRAKYGFDGTTCAVVTAIDEQSPDIAQGVNDGYENREQGGNDNENSTGAGDQGMMFGYACDETPEFMPMPISLAHKMAKKLTQVRKDGILDYLRPDGKTQVTVEYDDDKPVRVDAVVVSSQHSPDVDIQKLREDIKREVILTTVPAELIDENTKFYINPTGRFVVGGPNGDSGLTGRKLIVDTYGGYARHGGGAFSGKDPTKVDRSAAYASRWVAKNVVAAGLAKKCEVQLAYAIGVAHPVSIMVDTFGTATVDEDKIEQAIEKVFDLRPHAIIKQLDLRKPIYKNLAAYGHMGREDLGVSWEKLDKVEELKVAIK; this comes from the coding sequence ATGAGTAAAAGATTATTTACTTCGGAATCTGTAACAGAAGGTCATCCCGATAAAATCTGTGACCAAATTTCTGACGCAATTCTTGATGAAATACTAAAAGAAGATCCGATGGCAAGAGTCGCTTGCGAAACTACTTGTACAACGGGTATAATCTCAATTATGGGTGAAATTACAACATCTTGCTATGTTGATTTCCCTAAGGTTGCAAGACAGGTTGTTCTTGACATCGGCTATGACAGAGCTAAATACGGCTTTGACGGTACAACTTGTGCCGTTGTTACGGCTATTGATGAACAGTCGCCTGATATTGCGCAAGGCGTTAATGATGGTTATGAAAACCGTGAACAAGGCGGTAATGACAACGAAAATTCAACAGGTGCCGGCGACCAGGGTATGATGTTCGGTTACGCTTGTGACGAAACACCCGAATTTATGCCAATGCCGATTTCTCTTGCACACAAAATGGCAAAGAAACTTACACAAGTAAGAAAAGACGGTATCCTTGATTATCTTCGACCTGACGGCAAAACTCAAGTTACTGTTGAATATGATGACGATAAGCCTGTAAGAGTTGACGCAGTCGTTGTATCAAGCCAGCATTCTCCTGATGTTGATATTCAAAAACTTCGTGAAGATATTAAGAGAGAAGTTATTTTAACAACTGTTCCGGCTGAACTTATCGATGAAAACACTAAGTTTTATATCAATCCGACAGGCAGATTTGTTGTCGGCGGACCTAACGGTGACAGCGGTTTAACAGGAAGAAAACTTATCGTTGACACATACGGCGGTTATGCAAGACACGGCGGCGGTGCTTTTTCGGGTAAAGACCCTACAAAGGTTGACAGAAGTGCCGCATATGCATCTCGTTGGGTTGCAAAGAATGTTGTTGCGGCAGGACTTGCAAAGAAGTGCGAAGTTCAGCTTGCATACGCAATCGGCGTTGCACACCCTGTTTCAATAATGGTTGATACTTTCGGTACTGCAACAGTTGATGAAGATAAGATTGAACAGGCAATCGAAAAAGTATTTGATTTAAGACCGCACGCAATTATCAAACAACTTGATTTGAGAAAGCCTATCTATAAAAACCTTGCCGCTTACGGTCATATGGGACGTGAGGACTTAGGCGTAAGTTGGGAAAAACTTGATAAAGTTGAAGAATTGAAAGTTGCAATTAAATAA
- the ypeB gene encoding germination protein YpeB, producing the protein MERKKSIHVWLYTILIVGIIAAVIWGATATKNAKALEVTTENQYNRAFHELVGYVDDIDTLLSKTQLTKSPAQLAKLSSDIFRQSAEAKSCLGQLPTSEVQLDNTSKFLSQVGDYTYVLSQSMINGEEISQEEYDNLASMNEYAATLKNTLSEIETKIYNGEVRISQSRTRQRGTVADAADSNVLDDLANVEKSFDEYPSLIYDGPFSEHIENREPALLKNAHTISQEDALNTAEKFVGTKGLAFESLSENTAIPSYTFVKNTDSNQISISITKDGGYILSYLNSRNIDGERLDINSATDKAAEFLQKNGFYSMQSSYYEKSGGIATINFAYVQDNVTCYSDLVKVRVALDTGEIVGLETNGYIMNHAERNLSAPALSVDDAKSKISTGLDVTATKLALVPKDSMREVLCYEFKGAFNGKNFLIYVNAENGREEEIFLLIESEEGILTV; encoded by the coding sequence ATGGAGAGAAAAAAAAGCATACACGTTTGGCTGTATACAATACTTATTGTAGGAATAATCGCCGCAGTCATATGGGGTGCTACCGCAACGAAAAATGCAAAAGCACTTGAAGTTACAACAGAAAATCAGTACAACAGAGCGTTCCACGAGCTTGTCGGTTATGTTGACGATATAGACACTCTTTTGAGCAAAACACAGCTTACAAAAAGTCCCGCACAGCTTGCAAAACTTTCAAGCGATATTTTTCGACAAAGTGCAGAGGCAAAGTCATGTCTTGGTCAGCTTCCCACATCAGAGGTACAGCTTGACAACACGTCAAAATTTCTTTCACAAGTCGGCGATTACACCTATGTGCTTTCGCAGTCAATGATTAACGGTGAAGAAATTTCACAGGAAGAATATGACAATCTTGCGTCAATGAACGAATATGCCGCAACACTAAAAAATACCCTTTCGGAAATAGAAACAAAAATTTACAACGGAGAAGTACGCATTTCACAGTCAAGGACAAGACAGCGCGGAACAGTCGCAGACGCGGCAGATTCAAACGTACTTGACGATTTGGCTAACGTAGAAAAATCGTTTGACGAATATCCGTCACTTATATATGACGGTCCGTTCTCGGAGCATATTGAAAACAGAGAGCCTGCACTTTTGAAAAACGCACACACAATTTCACAAGAAGACGCACTGAACACCGCCGAGAAATTTGTCGGTACAAAAGGCTTGGCTTTTGAAAGTCTTTCGGAAAATACCGCAATACCGTCATACACATTTGTGAAAAACACCGACTCAAATCAAATTTCAATAAGTATAACAAAAGACGGCGGATATATTCTTTCATATCTGAACAGCAGAAATATTGACGGCGAACGTCTTGACATTAATTCCGCAACAGACAAAGCGGCTGAATTTTTGCAGAAAAACGGTTTTTACAGTATGCAGAGCAGTTATTATGAAAAATCAGGCGGTATCGCAACGATAAACTTTGCATATGTACAGGACAACGTAACGTGTTACAGTGACCTTGTAAAAGTTCGTGTTGCACTCGATACAGGTGAAATTGTAGGTCTTGAAACAAACGGATATATTATGAATCACGCAGAGAGAAACTTATCAGCCCCTGCACTTTCCGTTGATGACGCAAAATCAAAAATATCCACAGGACTTGACGTGACCGCAACAAAACTTGCTCTTGTTCCGAAGGACAGTATGAGAGAAGTACTTTGCTATGAATTTAAGGGTGCTTTTAACGGCAAAAACTTTTTAATCTATGTCAATGCCGAAAACGGTCGTGAAGAAGAAATATTCCTGCTTATCGAATCGGAAGAAGGAATTTTGACAGTATAA